A genome region from Marasmius oreades isolate 03SP1 chromosome 5, whole genome shotgun sequence includes the following:
- a CDS encoding uncharacterized protein (MEROPS:MER0078639), protein MAWSPFLLLSLVSLAFSTPLNRRWDDFVEKHSWGAVIPKGWQFHSSPSPDTLIDLRLGLKSARIDELFHHLGQTSDPDHERYGNHLSKEQVEELVAPHTDTVSMVEEWLAHHGYQGSAASPAGDWVTIRLPVKDAERMLSAEYGLYHHPSSKDTVLRTLSYSLPRALLGHVDTVSPTTYFGTFKSMRATSFLMPEVDLDPDAVPPATCDRRITPDCLKTLYDAANYTQQASSRNSLGVAGYLDEFANRADLQTFLRQFVPARTGTNFTTVRVNGGGDDQSIPGVEANLDIQYTVGISAPIPNTYYSTGGSPPFNPDSNTPTNTNEPYLDWLNFILSQSSIPLVFTTSYGDDEQTVPPDYATKVCDLFAQLGARGSSILFSSGDDGVGAGDCTTNDGQNRVQFQPEFPSSCPFVTAVGGTTRTNPEVAVDFSGGSFSNLFARPDYQTAAVTTFLNQLGTTNNGLFKYVFRYIRQTFLTLFISISKTGRAYPDIAAQGTNFQVIVGGKVTSVGGTSASSPTAAAIIALLNDVRLAAGKSSLGFLNPFIYKNGAAFNDITSGNNPGCGTNGFDAGVGWDPVTGMGTPNFAKLRLVV, encoded by the exons ATGGCTTGGTCACCgttcctccttctctccctcgTTTCTCTCGCATTCTCTACCCCACTCAACCGACGATGGGATGACTTTGTCGAGAAACATTCCTGGGGTGCCGTCATTCCCAAAGGCTGGCAATTCcattcttccccttctccagATACCCTCATCGACCTTCGCTTGGGCCTCAAATCTGCTCGTATTGACGAGCTCTTCCACCACCTCGGGCAAACCAGTGACCCTGATCATGAACGTTACGGAAACCATCTATCCAAAGAACAAGTCGAAGAACTCGTCGCTCCACACACCGACACCGTTTCTATGGTAGAAGAATGGCTGGCTCATCACGGGTATCAAGGGTCTGCAGCCTCTCCAGCGGGTGATTGGGTTACCATCCGGCTACCAGTCAAAGATGCCGAGAGGATGTTGAGCGCAGAGTATGGATTATACCACCACCCATCTTCGAAAGACACTGTTCTACGCACTCTTTCGTACTCTCTTCCTCGCGCTCTTCTCGGACATGTCGATACCGTTTCTCCTACCACGTACTTTGGAACATTCAAGAGCATGCGTGCGACGTCGTTCTTGATGCCCGAGGTGGATTTGGATCCTGATGCTGTACCCCCGGCGACTTGCGATAGGAGAATTACCCCGGATTGCTTGAAGACCTTGTACGAC GCTGCCAACTATACCCAACAAGCTTCCAGTCGGAACTCTCTCGGCGTTGCTGGTTACCTTGACGAGTTTGCCAATCGGGCTGATTTGCAG ACCTTCCTCAGACAGTTTGTTCCAGCACGAACAGGCACCAATTTTACTACCGTCCGCGtcaatggtggtggtgatgacCAGAGCATTCCTGGCGTCGAAGCCAACTTGGATATCCAGTACACTGTTGGGATTTCCGCTCCCATTCCCAACACTTACTACAG CACCGGCGGCTCCCCACCTTTCAATCCCGACTCCAACACTCCAACCAACACCAATGAACCCTACCTCGACTGGCTCAACTTTATTCTCTCCCAGTCTTCGATCCCTCTCGTCTTCACAACCTCCTACGGTGACGACGAACAAACCGTTCCACCCGACTACGCAACCAAAGTCTGCGATCTATTCGCTCAACTAGGCGCACGTGGTTCCAGCATCCTCTTCAGTTCAGGAGATGACGGTGTCGGCGCTGGAGACTGTACGACAAACGACGGTCAAaacagagttcaattccaaccCGAGTTCCCATCTTCGTGTCCTTTCGTTACCGCTGTTGGAGGAACCACGAGGACGAATCCAGAGGTCGCTGTTGATTTCTCTGGTGGTTCATTTTCGAATTTGTTCGCGAGGCCGGATTATCAGACTGCGGCTGTGACGACTTTCTTGAATCAGTTGGGGACTACGAATAATGGGTTGTTCAAGTATGTGTTTCGTTATATCCGTCAGACGTTTCTGACGCTATTTATATCTATTAGCAAAACTGGACGTGCATACCCAGATATTGCAGCTCAAGGGACCAACTTCCAAGTTATTGTTGGTGGTAAAGTCACCTCTGTTGGCGGAACGTCCGCTTCATCACCCACTGCTGCAGCCATCATTGCTCTCCTGAACGATGTTCGTCTGGCCGCTGGAAAATCTTCCTTGGGATTCTTGAATCCTTTCATCTATAAGAATGGTGCTGCATTCAATGATATCACGAGTGGTAATAACCCTGGATGTGGGACGAATGGATTTGATGCTGGTGTTGGGTGGGATCCGGTGACGGGAATGGGAACGCCTAATTTCGCCAAGTTGAGATTGGTTGTGTAA